TTGTTTAAAAAAGAAAAAGCAAAGTTTGACGACAAGCAAGTACATGAGACGTTAGTGGTTGATGGCAAAGTGGTCAAACTCAAAGAAGCGTTGCTTCATTATACAGATCCCGATCTGGCCCATTATTTCATGAAATTCAATAAATATACCAGGTTAGCGGCCGAACAGATGCATAAATCTGGATGTCGTTTCAAGCCCTCCGGTGTTATTTTGAAACCTCTGATTGTATTTGCCAAAATGTATTTCATCAAACTGGGATTTCTGGACGGCATGGAGGGCTTCAGCTTGTCTGTGCTTTCGGCCCATTATGCCTTCGTTAAGAACATCAGGCTCTGGGAACTTCAGCGGAACTCCGAAAATACGTCAAGCGCAAATGAGACTGGTAATGGAAACAAGCAATAGACCAGCCAACATATTAGTCATCAAGATGCTGGGAGTGGGAGACGTGGTCTGGACCACGCCGCTGCTGAGCAATCTGCGCCGGGGATTCCCCCAGGCCAGAATATCGTTCCTCTGCCGGAGCTTTTGCGCCCCGGTGCTGGCCAACAACCCCGGCCTGGACGAGGTCATCTCCTTTGATCCCGGCAGCCTCCGGAGCCAGCTTGCTTTCATCAGGGACCTGAGACGCCGGAAGTTTGACCTGGTGATAGATCTTTTCGGTTCGCCCCGCACCGCTTTCCTGTCGCTGGCCAGCGGATCAGGAACCAGGATCGGCTTTGATTTCGGCTACCGCCGGCTGTTTTATACCAAAGTCCTTTCGTCCAAAGAAGCCAACCGGGGCCACGAGGTGGAGTTCCATCTTTTTCCGCTCAAAACCCTGGGGATCCCGGTCAAGTCAAAGGAACTGGTCCTTAACCTGAGGCCGGAGGAAACCGCCTTCAAGGACCTGACCTGGGGCGGGTGGGGCATCAAAGCGGAAGAGACGGTGGTGGGCCTGGTCGCCACCAGCGGCTGTTCCTGCCGGCGCTGGCCGGAGCAAAGTTTTTCCATCTTGGCCCGGGAGCTGTCGGCCATGAAAAACATCCGGGTCGTGATATTCTGGGGACTGAGCGCAGAACTGGAAAGCGCCCAAAGGATAGCCAAAGGTTATGAAGACAAGGTCCTGATTATCCCCCAGACCAGCCTGCGCCAGATGGCGGCCCTGCTGTCCGGCTGTGACCTAGTGATAGGCAATAACTGCGGTCCGGTGCAGATTGCCACCGCCTTCAAAGTTCCGGTGATAAACTTTCACGGCCCCACCCGCCCGCTGGGACAGGGCCCTTGGGGAGTGCCCCACGTGATATTAAGGAATGAAAGCCTGTCCTGTTTGGAGTGCAACAAGACCAGCTGTCCGGATCCCAAGTGCATGACCGGGATCACCGTGGAACAGGTAATGGCAGCGTTCAAGACCATGATGGCCGGGGAACTTGGGAAAAGATAGCATCACCTTAAATATCAACCGGGTCCATCAGGCATTGTTGAAATGCCATGGAATACCCGCCCCCAAAAAATATCCCAGGGTGCTGGACGCCTTGGTGGAGACCATCCTTTCCCAGAACACCAGCGACCGCAACAGCCACCGGGCCTACCTTTCGCTGAAAAAACATTTTCCCGGCTGGAGGGCGGCGGCGGCAGCCCGGCCCCGGGCCCTTGAGGCAGCCATCAGGACCGGCGGCCTGGCCAGGATAAAATCCTTAAGGATCTCAAATCTGCTGAACCTGATAGCCCGGGAGCAGGGGCTGATCTCGCTGGAATATCTTAAGAAGCTGTCCCCGGAGCAGGCCTATCACCAATTGGTCTCTTATGACGGGGTGGGCCCCAAGACGGCTGCCTGCACCCTGCTGTTCGGGGCCGGGATGGCGGTTTTCCCGGTGGACACCCACGTCTACCGGGTCTGCCAAAGGCTGGGCTGGGCGGCTCCAAAAGAAAGTGCTGAAAGGTTTCAAGAACGGATCGGGCCGTCCATTCCCCCCAAACAAGTATTCAACCTGCATGTGAACCTGATCACCCACGGGAGGCAGACCTGCCATCCCCGCCGTCCGGATTGCGGACGGTGCTGCCTGAATCTCTATTGCATGTACCCCCATGACAGCAAACCAAAGAACCTAAAGGAGGAACGGTCATGAACCGGAAACGCAAAATCCCTGTATTCCTGTTTTGTGCGGTCCTGTCCTTATGGGGCTGCCGAGCTCAGCCCCGCGACGACTTCAAGAACAAGACCCCAAAAACCATCACCCTTAACGCCGACAGCACTGCGGCCAAAGCCGACAGCGCCAGGGTGATCCCCGTTCCGGCCGGCGTCCAGTTCGGCTTTTCCCTGGAGCTCCTGGGGGACGCCCGGCTAGATTTTTATGATGAGACCGACCGCCACACCGGCCCGGCCACCAAGGAGGAGTACCTTCCCGTGCTGGAAATGATCCTGGCCCAGCCGGAGCTGCACGAAGAGGAAAAGGCCAACCTGGAGGCCCAGAAACAGCGGATCATCCTGACCGGCAGCGCCGCCGAGTTCTTCATCAACCGGGGCATACCCAATCTGCAGTTCAAATCCTCGGCCGAAAAGAAGTCGGCTTCTTTCAAGGGCGGGGATGAAATAATGATGAAGATCAGCCAGGCCGCCGCCGGAAAACTGGCCCTGACGCTAAAGGTCTGGAACCACCTCCAGGTCAGGGAAGCGCAATACGCCATTGAAGCGGGGGAGGGCCAAAACGGCGAGATCAGCATTTCCTCCACCATGGACGACTTTACCCTGGATTGGGGCGGGAACGACGACGGCCAGCCGGAGAGGACCATCCAGCCCTTCAAACTGGACAGCATGGCCATCACTCCGCCGCCGGCCGCAGCAGCCAAGACCGTTTCCCAGGCAGCTCCGGCCACACCGGTCGCCAAACCAGCGCCAGTGGCTCCGGCCCCGGCGACCCCGCCGGCCAAGACCGGGAAATAGCAATGGCAGTTTTCAGATGGAACGCCTGATAGCCCATGTGGACATGGATTGTTTTTACGCGGCGGTGGAGGTTTTGGACAACCCGGAGCTGGCGGGCCAGCCGGTGATCGTGGGCTCCGACCCCAAGGGAGGCAAGGGCCGGGGGGTGGTCTCGGCCTCGTCATATGAGGCCAGAAAATTCGGGGTGCATTCGGCCATGCCCATCTCCCAAGCCTTCCGGCTTTGTCCCCAGGGCGTGTTTTTGCCGGGGCGGATGCAGAGATACGGCGAGGTCTCCGGCCGGATCATGGAGATACTCTTGAGCTTTTCTCCCCAGATGCAGCAGATATCGGTGGACGAAGCCTTCCTTGATCTGACCGGCTGCCAAAGGATCTTTGGTTCGGCCGAACAGATGGGGAAGAAGATAAAGCTGGCCATCAGGCAGAAGTGCGGCCTAAGCGCCTCGGTGGGAATGGGCTCCAACAAACTGATCGCCAAGATAGCCTCGGACCTCCAGAAACCAGACGGGCTGGTGATAATCCCTGCCGGCCGGGAGGCGGAATTTTTAAGCCCCCTGCCGCTGCGAAAACTGTGGGGCATAGGGCCCAAGACGGAACAGAGGATCAAATCGAGCTTTAAGGCCGAGACCATCGGACAACTGGCAGCCATCCCGGAGAGAGCCCTGGCAAAAGAACTCGGCGCAATGGGGGAGTACCTGCACCAGCGGGCCAACGGGGTGGACGACGACCCGGTCTGTGACGGGCACGAAGCCAAGTCCATCGGCCGGGAGAACACCTTTGACGAGGACACCGCCGACAGGGAGGTGCTGCTTTCCACTTTACTCTACCTTTGCGACGATGTGGCCGGCAGTTTGAGGGACAGCCAGTTCCAGGGAAGGACCATCACCCTTAAACTGCGCTACACCGGTTTTGAGACCCACACCTACGGAAAAACATATTCCAAACTGCCGGCGGCGGCCGGCGAGATCTTCCAGGCGGCCAAGAGACTTTTCCTGGACAACTGGCGGCCAAAGGATGCCATCAGGCTGATCGGAATATCGGTCTCCAACTTCGATGAAAGACCGGAGCAGATGGGGCTGTTCAGCGAGACCGCTGCCCAATCCGCCAAAACCGAGAGCTTGGAAAAGGCGGTGGACCAGGTCAGGAAGAAGCTGGGCAAGAGGGCCATAGTCCGGGGCGGCACGATGGAACGTTGACAGGGCAGTATATATTGGACATTGGTTGACACTGGCTATGCGACAATAAGTATCAATGATCAGTGTTTATCCGTGTCCCCGTAAAGTATTTTTATGCTATTCACAAATTAATCTGATCGCCATGCGAGTACTGCACATAGTAACAGCCTTTCCCCGGCACGAGCAGGATGTGATCACGCCCTGGCTGGTGGAGATGCTGAAAAAGCTCAAAGCCCAGGGGGCGGAAGTGGAGGTATTCACTTCGTCCTACCAGGGGCTGGGGGACCAGATGCTGTGGGGCATTCCGGTGCACCGTTTCCGCTATTTCTTTTCACGCTGGGAAAACCTGACCCACGAGGAAATGGCGGTGGACCGCATGACCCGTTCCCCGCTGTACAAAATCCTTCCGGGTTTCTACCTGATAGGCGGGATCCTCGCGGTGCTCAAACTGTGCCGCAAGAACAAGTATGACGTGATCCACGTCCACTGGCCGATGCCGCACGCCGTGTTCGGCTGGGCGGCCAAGCAGGCCTGCAAAGCAAAACTGGTGACCACCTTCTACGGCGCGGAACTGCGCTGGGTGAAGAACTCCCTGCCGTTCATGAAATGGTTTTTGCGCTGGGCCATCAGGATCTCCGACCGGGTGGTTGCCATCTCCACTTTTACCGCTAATGAGGTCAGGAGCATCTCTGATGTCCAGGTCGAGGTCATACCTTATACCATAGGGTTTTCCACAAAGGCAGAAGGCAGAAGGCAGAAAACGAAATTTGGGGAACCAGTGATCTTGACTGTCGGGCGGATGGTGGAACGGAAAGGGGTTAGATATCTGATCGAAGCCATGCAGCAACTGCCGCAGGCCAGGCTGGAGGTGGTGGGCGGCGGACCGCTGCTGCCGGAGCTGAAGGAACAGGCTGAGGATCTTGGAGTAGCGGACCGGGTGCATTTTGCCGGAAAGGTCTCCGAAGCCGAACTGATCGAGCACTACCGCCGGGCCGCGGTCTATGTCCAGCCGGGGATCATAGATTCCCGGGGCGACACCGAGATGCTGGGGGTGGTTCTGCTGGAGGCCATCCACTATGGGGTGCCGGTGGTAGGTAGCGATATAGGCGGGATCACCGATATCATCATAAATGAAAAGACCGGACTGCTGGCGCCACAGAAGGACCATCTGGCTTTGGCCACGGCCATAGAAAGAATATTGACGGAAGAAAAGTTAAGGCAACGATTGGTTGAGGGCGCCGATGAGCATCTTAAAACCAATTTCAGCTGGGATACCATAATTTCCAAATGGATGACCATTTACAAAGCTTAAACGATTTAAGGAGGGGAAAATGGAAAACCAGAACAGCCCGGCGCCTTCCGTAACTCCCGCACCGCCAGGGGACCCGGGACAGATCGAGCAAAAACTGAAATTAGAGAACCAGCTGAAATCAGGAGCCGGGTGGTTCTACTGGATCGCCGGGCTTTCGCTGGTCAACACCGCCATCTTCATCTTCGGCGGCCAGTGGAATTTCATCATGGGGCTGGGTCTTACCCAGGTAGTGGACGCGGTGGCAGTGCCCATGGGTCAGGGCGGCAAGATCGCGGCGGTGATAATAGACCTGCTGATAGCCGGGATGTTCGTGGGGTTCGGGGTAATGGCGGCCAAGCGGAATACCTGGGCCTTCATCGCGGGCATGATTATCTACGCGCTGGACAGCATAATATTCATCATGGGCGGGGATTTTCTGGGGATAGCATTTCACGCGCTGGCGTTGTGGTT
This window of the bacterium genome carries:
- a CDS encoding glycosyltransferase family 2 protein, which gives rise to MISALIIAKDEKNNIGPCLDSLQGFAGETIVVVDSSSTDETEQISRNKGARVLVKEWQGFGATKNWGLQQASGDHILWIDADERMTPELAKEITSTIQSNPDYSALAFPRKAYFLGRWIKHCGWYPGYVTRLFKKEKAKFDDKQVHETLVVDGKVVKLKEALLHYTDPDLAHYFMKFNKYTRLAAEQMHKSGCRFKPSGVILKPLIVFAKMYFIKLGFLDGMEGFSLSVLSAHYAFVKNIRLWELQRNSENTSSANETGNGNKQ
- a CDS encoding glycosyltransferase family 9 protein, which translates into the protein METSNRPANILVIKMLGVGDVVWTTPLLSNLRRGFPQARISFLCRSFCAPVLANNPGLDEVISFDPGSLRSQLAFIRDLRRRKFDLVIDLFGSPRTAFLSLASGSGTRIGFDFGYRRLFYTKVLSSKEANRGHEVEFHLFPLKTLGIPVKSKELVLNLRPEETAFKDLTWGGWGIKAEETVVGLVATSGCSCRRWPEQSFSILARELSAMKNIRVVIFWGLSAELESAQRIAKGYEDKVLIIPQTSLRQMAALLSGCDLVIGNNCGPVQIATAFKVPVINFHGPTRPLGQGPWGVPHVILRNESLSCLECNKTSCPDPKCMTGITVEQVMAAFKTMMAGELGKR
- a CDS encoding endonuclease III: MGKDSITLNINRVHQALLKCHGIPAPKKYPRVLDALVETILSQNTSDRNSHRAYLSLKKHFPGWRAAAAARPRALEAAIRTGGLARIKSLRISNLLNLIAREQGLISLEYLKKLSPEQAYHQLVSYDGVGPKTAACTLLFGAGMAVFPVDTHVYRVCQRLGWAAPKESAERFQERIGPSIPPKQVFNLHVNLITHGRQTCHPRRPDCGRCCLNLYCMYPHDSKPKNLKEERS
- the dinB gene encoding DNA polymerase IV, with amino-acid sequence MERLIAHVDMDCFYAAVEVLDNPELAGQPVIVGSDPKGGKGRGVVSASSYEARKFGVHSAMPISQAFRLCPQGVFLPGRMQRYGEVSGRIMEILLSFSPQMQQISVDEAFLDLTGCQRIFGSAEQMGKKIKLAIRQKCGLSASVGMGSNKLIAKIASDLQKPDGLVIIPAGREAEFLSPLPLRKLWGIGPKTEQRIKSSFKAETIGQLAAIPERALAKELGAMGEYLHQRANGVDDDPVCDGHEAKSIGRENTFDEDTADREVLLSTLLYLCDDVAGSLRDSQFQGRTITLKLRYTGFETHTYGKTYSKLPAAAGEIFQAAKRLFLDNWRPKDAIRLIGISVSNFDERPEQMGLFSETAAQSAKTESLEKAVDQVRKKLGKRAIVRGGTMER
- a CDS encoding glycosyltransferase family 4 protein is translated as MRVLHIVTAFPRHEQDVITPWLVEMLKKLKAQGAEVEVFTSSYQGLGDQMLWGIPVHRFRYFFSRWENLTHEEMAVDRMTRSPLYKILPGFYLIGGILAVLKLCRKNKYDVIHVHWPMPHAVFGWAAKQACKAKLVTTFYGAELRWVKNSLPFMKWFLRWAIRISDRVVAISTFTANEVRSISDVQVEVIPYTIGFSTKAEGRRQKTKFGEPVILTVGRMVERKGVRYLIEAMQQLPQARLEVVGGGPLLPELKEQAEDLGVADRVHFAGKVSEAELIEHYRRAAVYVQPGIIDSRGDTEMLGVVLLEAIHYGVPVVGSDIGGITDIIINEKTGLLAPQKDHLALATAIERILTEEKLRQRLVEGADEHLKTNFSWDTIISKWMTIYKA